The Nitrosopumilus cobalaminigenes genome contains a region encoding:
- a CDS encoding phosphopantetheine adenylyltransferase has product MSKYALVATGGTFDIIHKGHLKLLSNAFDIADKVIIGLTSDEFASKKGKIPTNNYDQRFENLTNIISKEFPDNSFQISKLENDFGPAVLEKEVEALVVSDETSNQGNKLNELRSEKNLPHVQIVTVPMFLAKDGTRISTTRIKNSEIDSDGNLLSIDK; this is encoded by the coding sequence ATGTCAAAATATGCTCTTGTTGCAACGGGTGGAACTTTTGATATTATTCATAAAGGTCATCTAAAATTACTTTCAAATGCATTTGATATTGCCGATAAAGTAATCATTGGTCTAACTAGTGATGAATTTGCATCAAAAAAAGGCAAAATCCCCACAAACAATTATGATCAACGTTTTGAAAATTTGACAAATATTATTTCAAAAGAATTTCCTGACAATTCTTTTCAAATTAGTAAATTGGAAAATGATTTTGGACCTGCAGTTTTGGAAAAAGAAGTTGAGGCTTTAGTTGTCAGTGATGAAACAAGCAATCAAGGGAACAAACTAAATGAATTAAGATCTGAGAAAAACCTCCCCCATGTTCAAATTGTCACTGTTCCTATGTTTCTGGCAAAGGATGGAACAAGAATTTCAACCACCCGAATCAAAAACTCAGAAATTGACTCTGATGGAAACTTGCTATCAATTGACAAATAG